From Cyclopterus lumpus isolate fCycLum1 chromosome 4, fCycLum1.pri, whole genome shotgun sequence, a single genomic window includes:
- the pip5k1ca gene encoding phosphatidylinositol 4-phosphate 5-kinase type-1 gamma isoform X3, with protein MEAEGAVGLSEAGDGSPLSGAAASDDDGDTVVGVSYGMDAADMDAAARKAFITEMPSSSGQPGQGKKMGHRGVDASGETTYKKTTSSALKGAIQLGIGYTVGNLSSKPERDVLMQDFYVVESIFFPSEGSNLTPAHHFPDFRFKTYAPVAFRYFRELFGIRPDDYLYSLCNEPLIELSNPGASGSVFYLTRDDEFIIKTVMHKEAEFLQKLLPGYYMNLNQNPRTLLPKFFGLYCVQSGGKNIRVVVMNNVLPRVVRMHLKYDLKGSTYKRRASKKEREKARPTFKDLDFMQNLQEGLMLDQDTYSALVKTLQRDCLVLESFKIMDYSLLLGVHNMDQAERERQLEGSQGDSDEKRPVAQQKALYSTAMESIQGGAACGGSIDTDDTMGGIPAVNGKGERLLLYVGLIDILQSYRLIKKLEHTWKALVHDGDTVSVHRPGFYADRFFKFMSSMVFKKSSSLKSSPSKKGRVSLSVPKSAGPGAAWSASQLPSERDENIYDLRGARSFPTLEDEGRPDLLPCTPPSFEEATTASIATTLSSTTSLSIPERSPSDTAEHPRYRRHTQSLTHDGRTQEELRVREEDQQTIRVEVELKRHDSEPSISVPQPSPENSEVQEGAGSSSAPEAAAAAASSSSSPAPPPPPSSSSSSGAANEAPSSPKVVVVVEADGASRVSGSGCTSQASVDDEDDVPITDIYF; from the exons atgcTGCTGCAAGGAAAGCCTTCATCACAGAG ATGCCCTCATCCTCAGGCCAGCCCGGCCAGGGAAAGAAGATGGGCCACAGAGGGGTGGATGCATCGGGGGAAACCACTTACAAGAAG ACCACATCCTCAGCCTTGAAAGGTGCCATCCAGCTGGGCATCGGTTACACGGTGGGCAACCTGAGCTCCAAGCCGGAGAGAGATGTGTTGATGCAGGACTTCTATGTGGTGGAGAGCATCTTTTTCCCCAG TGAAGGCAGCAACCTCACACCAGCTCACCATTTCCCGGACTTCCGCTTTAAAACCTACGCTCCCGTGGCCTTCCGCTACTTCAGAGAACTGTTTGGCATCAGGCCGGACGACTACCTG tACTCCCTCTGCAACGAGCCTCTGATCGAGCTGTCCAATCCCGGAGCGAGTGGCTCCGTCTTCTACCTCACGAGGGACGATGAGTTCATCATCAAGACCGTGATGCACAAGGAGGCCGAATTCTTACAGAAGCTGCTGCCCGGATACTACATG aacctgaaccagaaccCTCGCACTCTGCTGCCCAAGTTTTTCGGCCTCTACTGCGTCCAGTCGGGCGGGAAGAACATCCGCGTGGTGGTGATGAACAACGTCCTCCCCCGCGTGGTGCGCATGCACCTCAAATACGACCTGAAGGGCTCCACCTACAAGAGGCGAGCGTCcaagaaggagagggagaaggccAGGCCCACGTTCAAGGACCTGGACTTCATGCAAAACCTGCAGGAAGGACTGATGCTGGACCAGGACACGTACAGCGCGCTGGTCAAGACCCTGCAGAGGGACTGCCTG GTGCTGGAGAGCTTCAAGATCATGGACTACAGTCTGCTGCTCGGGGTTCACAACATGGACCAGGCCGAGCGGGAGAGGCAGCTGGAGGGCTCCCAGGGCGACAGCGACGAGAAGAGGCCCGTGGCCCAGCAGAAGGCCCTGTACTCCACCGCCATGGAGTCCATCCAGGGGGGGGCCGCCTGCGGGGGGTCCATCGACACCGACGACAC GATGGGCGGCATCCCCGCGGTGAACGGGAAAGGGGAGCGACTTCTTCTCTACGTCGGCCTCATCGACATCCTGCAGTCCTACAG GCTAATCAAGAAACTGGAGCACACGTGGAAAGCTCTGGTTCATGACggg GACACCGTGTCGGTCCACCGGCCGGGCTTCTACGCCGACAGGTTCTTCAAGTTCATGAGCAGCATGGTTTTCAAGAAGAGCTCCT CTCTGAAGTCGTCTCCATCCAAGAAGGGCCGCGTGTCGTTGTCGGTGCCGAAGTCCGCCGGCCCCGGCGCAGCCTGGTCAGCCAGCCAGCTGCCGTCCGAGAGAGACGAGAACATCTACGACCTGAGGGGAGCTCGCAGCTTCCCCACGCTGGAGGACGAGG ggcGACCAGATCTCCTCCCCTGCACTCCTCCATCGTTTGAAGAGGCCACCACGGCGTCGATTGCCACCACCCTCTCTtccaccacctctctctccatccccgaGAGATCCCCCTCCGACACCGCTGAGCACCCCCGCTACAg GAGGCACACCCAGTCTCTCACCCACGACGGAAG GACTCAGGAGGAGCTGCGTGTGCGTGAGGAGGACCAGCAGACCatcagggtggaggtggagctgaAGAGACACGACAGTGAGCCCTCCATCTCCGTTCCACAGCCTTCACCCGAAAACAG TGAAGTTCAGGAAGGAGCCGGCTCTTCGTCCGCacctgaagcagcagcagcggcggcctcctcctcatcctcgcctgcccctcccccccccccctcctcctcttcctcctccgggGCAGCCAATGAAGCCCCGTCCAGTCccaaggtggtggtggtggtggaggcggACGGGGCCAGCCGGGTGTCCGGCTCCGGCTGCACCAGCCAGGCTTCAGTCGACGATGAAGACGACGTGCCAATCACCGATATCTACTTT TAA
- the pip5k1ca gene encoding phosphatidylinositol 4-phosphate 5-kinase type-1 gamma isoform X1 yields the protein MEAEGAVGLSEAGDGSPLSGAAASDDDGDTVVGVSYGMDAADMDAAARKAFITEMPSSSGQPGQGKKMGHRGVDASGETTYKKTTSSALKGAIQLGIGYTVGNLSSKPERDVLMQDFYVVESIFFPSEGSNLTPAHHFPDFRFKTYAPVAFRYFRELFGIRPDDYLYSLCNEPLIELSNPGASGSVFYLTRDDEFIIKTVMHKEAEFLQKLLPGYYMNLNQNPRTLLPKFFGLYCVQSGGKNIRVVVMNNVLPRVVRMHLKYDLKGSTYKRRASKKEREKARPTFKDLDFMQNLQEGLMLDQDTYSALVKTLQRDCLVLESFKIMDYSLLLGVHNMDQAERERQLEGSQGDSDEKRPVAQQKALYSTAMESIQGGAACGGSIDTDDTMGGIPAVNGKGERLLLYVGLIDILQSYRLIKKLEHTWKALVHDGDTVSVHRPGFYADRFFKFMSSMVFKKSSSLKSSPSKKGRVSLSVPKSAGPGAAWSASQLPSERDENIYDLRGARSFPTLEDEGRPDLLPCTPPSFEEATTASIATTLSSTTSLSIPERSPSDTAEHPRYRRHTQSLTHDGRTQEELRVREEDQQTIRVEVELKRHDSEPSISVPQPSPENSEVQEGAGSSSAPEAAAAAASSSSSPAPPPPPSSSSSSGAANEAPSSPKVVVVVEADGASRVSGSGCTSQASVDDEDDVPITDIYFPQDDSTWVYSPLHYGSESKALPDGDWERETVSEKHRTKNVKKTTGEK from the exons atgcTGCTGCAAGGAAAGCCTTCATCACAGAG ATGCCCTCATCCTCAGGCCAGCCCGGCCAGGGAAAGAAGATGGGCCACAGAGGGGTGGATGCATCGGGGGAAACCACTTACAAGAAG ACCACATCCTCAGCCTTGAAAGGTGCCATCCAGCTGGGCATCGGTTACACGGTGGGCAACCTGAGCTCCAAGCCGGAGAGAGATGTGTTGATGCAGGACTTCTATGTGGTGGAGAGCATCTTTTTCCCCAG TGAAGGCAGCAACCTCACACCAGCTCACCATTTCCCGGACTTCCGCTTTAAAACCTACGCTCCCGTGGCCTTCCGCTACTTCAGAGAACTGTTTGGCATCAGGCCGGACGACTACCTG tACTCCCTCTGCAACGAGCCTCTGATCGAGCTGTCCAATCCCGGAGCGAGTGGCTCCGTCTTCTACCTCACGAGGGACGATGAGTTCATCATCAAGACCGTGATGCACAAGGAGGCCGAATTCTTACAGAAGCTGCTGCCCGGATACTACATG aacctgaaccagaaccCTCGCACTCTGCTGCCCAAGTTTTTCGGCCTCTACTGCGTCCAGTCGGGCGGGAAGAACATCCGCGTGGTGGTGATGAACAACGTCCTCCCCCGCGTGGTGCGCATGCACCTCAAATACGACCTGAAGGGCTCCACCTACAAGAGGCGAGCGTCcaagaaggagagggagaaggccAGGCCCACGTTCAAGGACCTGGACTTCATGCAAAACCTGCAGGAAGGACTGATGCTGGACCAGGACACGTACAGCGCGCTGGTCAAGACCCTGCAGAGGGACTGCCTG GTGCTGGAGAGCTTCAAGATCATGGACTACAGTCTGCTGCTCGGGGTTCACAACATGGACCAGGCCGAGCGGGAGAGGCAGCTGGAGGGCTCCCAGGGCGACAGCGACGAGAAGAGGCCCGTGGCCCAGCAGAAGGCCCTGTACTCCACCGCCATGGAGTCCATCCAGGGGGGGGCCGCCTGCGGGGGGTCCATCGACACCGACGACAC GATGGGCGGCATCCCCGCGGTGAACGGGAAAGGGGAGCGACTTCTTCTCTACGTCGGCCTCATCGACATCCTGCAGTCCTACAG GCTAATCAAGAAACTGGAGCACACGTGGAAAGCTCTGGTTCATGACggg GACACCGTGTCGGTCCACCGGCCGGGCTTCTACGCCGACAGGTTCTTCAAGTTCATGAGCAGCATGGTTTTCAAGAAGAGCTCCT CTCTGAAGTCGTCTCCATCCAAGAAGGGCCGCGTGTCGTTGTCGGTGCCGAAGTCCGCCGGCCCCGGCGCAGCCTGGTCAGCCAGCCAGCTGCCGTCCGAGAGAGACGAGAACATCTACGACCTGAGGGGAGCTCGCAGCTTCCCCACGCTGGAGGACGAGG ggcGACCAGATCTCCTCCCCTGCACTCCTCCATCGTTTGAAGAGGCCACCACGGCGTCGATTGCCACCACCCTCTCTtccaccacctctctctccatccccgaGAGATCCCCCTCCGACACCGCTGAGCACCCCCGCTACAg GAGGCACACCCAGTCTCTCACCCACGACGGAAG GACTCAGGAGGAGCTGCGTGTGCGTGAGGAGGACCAGCAGACCatcagggtggaggtggagctgaAGAGACACGACAGTGAGCCCTCCATCTCCGTTCCACAGCCTTCACCCGAAAACAG TGAAGTTCAGGAAGGAGCCGGCTCTTCGTCCGCacctgaagcagcagcagcggcggcctcctcctcatcctcgcctgcccctcccccccccccctcctcctcttcctcctccgggGCAGCCAATGAAGCCCCGTCCAGTCccaaggtggtggtggtggtggaggcggACGGGGCCAGCCGGGTGTCCGGCTCCGGCTGCACCAGCCAGGCTTCAGTCGACGATGAAGACGACGTGCCAATCACCGATATCTACTTT CCTCAAGACGACAGCACCTGGGTGTACTCTCCGCTCCACTATGGCTCAGAGTCTAAGGCCCTGCCAGATGGGgattgggagagagagacagtaagTGAGAAGCACCGgactaaaaatgtaaaaaaaactacaggggagaaataa
- the pip5k1ca gene encoding phosphatidylinositol 4-phosphate 5-kinase type-1 gamma isoform X2 yields MEAEGAVGLSEAGDGSPLSGAAASDDDGDTVVGVSYGMDAADMDAAARKAFITEMPSSSGQPGQGKKMGHRGVDASGETTYKKTTSSALKGAIQLGIGYTVGNLSSKPERDVLMQDFYVVESIFFPSEGSNLTPAHHFPDFRFKTYAPVAFRYFRELFGIRPDDYLYSLCNEPLIELSNPGASGSVFYLTRDDEFIIKTVMHKEAEFLQKLLPGYYMNLNQNPRTLLPKFFGLYCVQSGGKNIRVVVMNNVLPRVVRMHLKYDLKGSTYKRRASKKEREKARPTFKDLDFMQNLQEGLMLDQDTYSALVKTLQRDCLVLESFKIMDYSLLLGVHNMDQAERERQLEGSQGDSDEKRPVAQQKALYSTAMESIQGGAACGGSIDTDDTMGGIPAVNGKGERLLLYVGLIDILQSYRLIKKLEHTWKALVHDGDTVSVHRPGFYADRFFKFMSSMVFKKSSSLKSSPSKKGRVSLSVPKSAGPGAAWSASQLPSERDENIYDLRGARSFPTLEDEGRPDLLPCTPPSFEEATTASIATTLSSTTSLSIPERSPSDTAEHPRYRRHTQSLTHDGRTQEELRVREEDQQTIRVEVELKRHDSEPSISVPQPSPENSEVQEGAGSSSAPEAAAAAASSSSSPAPPPPPSSSSSSGAANEAPSSPKVVVVVEADGASRVSGSGCTSQASVDDEDDVPITDIYFPQDDSTWVYSPLHYGSESKALPDGDWERET; encoded by the exons atgcTGCTGCAAGGAAAGCCTTCATCACAGAG ATGCCCTCATCCTCAGGCCAGCCCGGCCAGGGAAAGAAGATGGGCCACAGAGGGGTGGATGCATCGGGGGAAACCACTTACAAGAAG ACCACATCCTCAGCCTTGAAAGGTGCCATCCAGCTGGGCATCGGTTACACGGTGGGCAACCTGAGCTCCAAGCCGGAGAGAGATGTGTTGATGCAGGACTTCTATGTGGTGGAGAGCATCTTTTTCCCCAG TGAAGGCAGCAACCTCACACCAGCTCACCATTTCCCGGACTTCCGCTTTAAAACCTACGCTCCCGTGGCCTTCCGCTACTTCAGAGAACTGTTTGGCATCAGGCCGGACGACTACCTG tACTCCCTCTGCAACGAGCCTCTGATCGAGCTGTCCAATCCCGGAGCGAGTGGCTCCGTCTTCTACCTCACGAGGGACGATGAGTTCATCATCAAGACCGTGATGCACAAGGAGGCCGAATTCTTACAGAAGCTGCTGCCCGGATACTACATG aacctgaaccagaaccCTCGCACTCTGCTGCCCAAGTTTTTCGGCCTCTACTGCGTCCAGTCGGGCGGGAAGAACATCCGCGTGGTGGTGATGAACAACGTCCTCCCCCGCGTGGTGCGCATGCACCTCAAATACGACCTGAAGGGCTCCACCTACAAGAGGCGAGCGTCcaagaaggagagggagaaggccAGGCCCACGTTCAAGGACCTGGACTTCATGCAAAACCTGCAGGAAGGACTGATGCTGGACCAGGACACGTACAGCGCGCTGGTCAAGACCCTGCAGAGGGACTGCCTG GTGCTGGAGAGCTTCAAGATCATGGACTACAGTCTGCTGCTCGGGGTTCACAACATGGACCAGGCCGAGCGGGAGAGGCAGCTGGAGGGCTCCCAGGGCGACAGCGACGAGAAGAGGCCCGTGGCCCAGCAGAAGGCCCTGTACTCCACCGCCATGGAGTCCATCCAGGGGGGGGCCGCCTGCGGGGGGTCCATCGACACCGACGACAC GATGGGCGGCATCCCCGCGGTGAACGGGAAAGGGGAGCGACTTCTTCTCTACGTCGGCCTCATCGACATCCTGCAGTCCTACAG GCTAATCAAGAAACTGGAGCACACGTGGAAAGCTCTGGTTCATGACggg GACACCGTGTCGGTCCACCGGCCGGGCTTCTACGCCGACAGGTTCTTCAAGTTCATGAGCAGCATGGTTTTCAAGAAGAGCTCCT CTCTGAAGTCGTCTCCATCCAAGAAGGGCCGCGTGTCGTTGTCGGTGCCGAAGTCCGCCGGCCCCGGCGCAGCCTGGTCAGCCAGCCAGCTGCCGTCCGAGAGAGACGAGAACATCTACGACCTGAGGGGAGCTCGCAGCTTCCCCACGCTGGAGGACGAGG ggcGACCAGATCTCCTCCCCTGCACTCCTCCATCGTTTGAAGAGGCCACCACGGCGTCGATTGCCACCACCCTCTCTtccaccacctctctctccatccccgaGAGATCCCCCTCCGACACCGCTGAGCACCCCCGCTACAg GAGGCACACCCAGTCTCTCACCCACGACGGAAG GACTCAGGAGGAGCTGCGTGTGCGTGAGGAGGACCAGCAGACCatcagggtggaggtggagctgaAGAGACACGACAGTGAGCCCTCCATCTCCGTTCCACAGCCTTCACCCGAAAACAG TGAAGTTCAGGAAGGAGCCGGCTCTTCGTCCGCacctgaagcagcagcagcggcggcctcctcctcatcctcgcctgcccctcccccccccccctcctcctcttcctcctccgggGCAGCCAATGAAGCCCCGTCCAGTCccaaggtggtggtggtggtggaggcggACGGGGCCAGCCGGGTGTCCGGCTCCGGCTGCACCAGCCAGGCTTCAGTCGACGATGAAGACGACGTGCCAATCACCGATATCTACTTT CCTCAAGACGACAGCACCTGGGTGTACTCTCCGCTCCACTATGGCTCAGAGTCTAAGGCCCTGCCAGATGGGgattgggagagagagaca TAA